Proteins found in one bacterium genomic segment:
- a CDS encoding DUF1801 domain-containing protein: MKKSGSQKSKSPSQLIDARIKELDDWRGRTLSRLRALIKQADPAVVEEV, from the coding sequence ATGAAGAAGAGCGGGTCGCAGAAAAGCAAGTCTCCTTCTCAGCTGATAGACGCCAGAATCAAGGAGCTGGATGACTGGCGGGGCAGGACATTATCACGGCTGCGCGCTTTAATTAAGCAAGCCGACCCCGCTGTGGTCGAAGAAGTGAA